The Litchfieldia alkalitelluris genome has a window encoding:
- a CDS encoding M20/M25/M40 family metallo-hydrolase encodes MTKERFFNEDIEAIFQQLFNESKVQEALRFLQEDNDATAAEQVEITEIAAPTFSEEIRGEDYRKRLIELGIRDIEVDEVGNVFGFRPGTGNGPRLVVCAHLDTVFPEGTETKAKVIDGKIFAPGISDDGRGLAVVLTLVRALNTASIETEGDLIIGATVGEEGLGDLCGVKALFENRIDIDGFISIEPGSPEGVIYLGTGSHRYHVTYRGPGGHSFGNFGTPSPIHALGRAIAMISEIETPDEPKTTFNVGIISGGTSINTIAEEAAMFVDLRSNSQEELQQLDEKVRNVINQAAIEENERWNSDGITVDLKLVGNRPAGTQPSDAIIVQTALAASKALGFEAVLAGALSTDSNVPISLGIPAVTLGGGGDFGGVHTLNEYFDPKDSYQGAQRIFLTMLALVGMKGVNQPLLREQGDGSRASD; translated from the coding sequence ATGACTAAGGAAAGATTTTTTAACGAGGATATCGAAGCCATTTTTCAACAATTGTTCAATGAGTCTAAAGTACAAGAAGCCTTGCGTTTTCTTCAAGAAGATAATGATGCAACGGCTGCTGAACAGGTTGAAATCACAGAAATCGCTGCTCCAACGTTTTCAGAAGAAATACGTGGAGAGGATTATCGAAAAAGATTGATTGAGCTAGGAATCAGGGATATTGAAGTGGACGAAGTGGGCAATGTGTTTGGTTTCAGACCTGGAACTGGCAATGGTCCAAGGTTAGTTGTGTGTGCACATCTTGATACCGTGTTTCCAGAGGGAACAGAAACGAAGGCGAAGGTAATTGATGGTAAGATTTTTGCGCCAGGCATCTCTGATGATGGAAGAGGATTAGCTGTTGTACTAACCTTAGTTAGAGCATTAAATACGGCTAGTATTGAAACAGAAGGTGACCTAATTATCGGGGCTACTGTCGGTGAGGAAGGGTTAGGCGATTTGTGTGGTGTGAAGGCTTTATTTGAAAACCGGATTGATATTGATGGTTTTATTTCTATCGAACCGGGTAGCCCAGAAGGTGTCATATACCTGGGGACGGGCAGCCATCGATACCATGTAACATATAGAGGCCCAGGAGGGCATAGCTTCGGAAACTTTGGAACACCAAGCCCGATCCATGCACTAGGACGGGCGATTGCGATGATTTCAGAGATTGAAACGCCAGATGAGCCGAAAACCACCTTTAATGTTGGAATCATTAGCGGTGGCACGTCGATTAACACCATTGCTGAAGAAGCAGCAATGTTCGTTGACTTGCGATCAAATTCACAGGAAGAATTACAACAGCTAGATGAAAAAGTTCGTAATGTAATAAACCAGGCAGCAATAGAAGAAAATGAACGATGGAATTCGGATGGAATTACAGTTGATTTGAAGCTTGTTGGTAATCGTCCAGCTGGTACCCAACCATCTGATGCAATCATCGTACAGACCGCCTTAGCTGCATCAAAAGCCCTTGGTTTTGAAGCAGTGTTAGCGGGAGCACTTAGCACAGATTCCAATGTTCCAATTTCACTAGGCATTCCAGCTGTCACACTTGGAGGTGGCGGAGACTTTGGCGGAGTTCACACTTTAAATGAATATTTTGATCCGAAAGATTCATATCAAGGGGCACAAAGGATTTTTCTAACAATGCTTGCACTAGTAGGAATGAAGGGTGTTAATCAGCCGCTTTTAAGGGAGCAGGGGGACGGTTCTCGTGCTTCTGACTGA
- a CDS encoding aldo/keto reductase: protein MDISIPKVTLNDGLTIPVIGLGTYKLKGEQGVNSMVTAIDELGYRLIDSAYNYENEGTVGEAVRRSSVAREELRITSKLPGRYQTYEHAMTTIQESLYRANLDYYDLYLIHWPNPKQDLYVEAWQALIDAKKQGLIRSIGVCNFLPEHLERLEKETGVKPSLNQIELHPFFNQAEQRKWHEDNDIITQSWSPLARAIEVLHNETIQQIATERNKSVSQIILRWHYQLGAVSIPKSASPNRQLENISIFDFNLDEKEMNLISGLTRVDGRLQGQDPAVYEEF, encoded by the coding sequence ATGGATATCTCGATTCCAAAAGTCACATTAAATGATGGGTTAACAATCCCTGTTATCGGGCTAGGGACATATAAACTTAAGGGTGAACAAGGAGTCAATTCGATGGTAACGGCGATTGATGAGTTGGGTTATCGACTGATTGATTCAGCTTATAATTATGAAAACGAAGGGACTGTAGGTGAAGCGGTTCGACGCAGTTCTGTTGCAAGAGAAGAGTTAAGAATAACCTCCAAGTTACCTGGACGTTATCAAACGTATGAACATGCGATGACGACGATTCAAGAATCATTATATCGGGCAAACCTGGATTATTATGATTTATACCTAATTCATTGGCCAAATCCAAAACAAGACCTTTACGTGGAAGCGTGGCAAGCTTTAATTGATGCGAAAAAACAGGGGTTAATTCGCTCAATTGGAGTATGTAATTTCTTACCTGAACATCTTGAGAGACTAGAAAAAGAAACAGGTGTGAAGCCAAGCCTTAATCAAATCGAATTACATCCTTTTTTTAATCAAGCCGAACAAAGAAAATGGCATGAAGACAATGACATTATCACTCAATCTTGGAGTCCGCTAGCGCGAGCCATTGAGGTATTACATAATGAAACGATCCAACAAATTGCAACGGAGCGCAACAAGTCTGTTTCACAAATCATATTACGCTGGCATTATCAACTCGGAGCAGTCTCGATTCCAAAGTCAGCTTCACCAAACAGGCAGTTAGAAAACATATCAATCTTTGATTTTAACTTAGATGAAAAAGAGATGAACCTCATTTCAGGATTAACACGAGTTGACGGAAGATTACAGGGGCAAGACCCAGCTGTATACGAAGAATTTTAA
- a CDS encoding AraC family transcriptional regulator — MTKPGKIAKSLNQLTFSLLLAGHKHCPQDWYKAEKIHKYHSIWLITKGQGEIIINGNKHKVKPGKLIIYSPGMVCEKKGSPTDPLEFYFIRFSYAVAYEEKETWYLEQGQETDFPLKGIYSISNISGITLLFEQITNLSKRRGPSVAIQRKILFQELWLTIIEDFRSQKIAGDTTLAIELTIDYMVNHYNNSLTLTDLSTMAGLSSSHYSRLFKKYVGYSPIDYLTHLRIDRAKELLALSDFRIKEISQSVGYEDELYFSRIFKKIVGMSPSQFNMNHKTVSDKKIR; from the coding sequence ATGACAAAACCCGGAAAAATCGCTAAATCGCTAAACCAGCTGACATTTTCTTTGTTATTAGCTGGTCATAAACATTGCCCACAAGATTGGTATAAAGCCGAAAAGATTCACAAATATCACTCGATTTGGTTAATTACAAAAGGTCAGGGTGAGATTATCATTAATGGAAACAAGCATAAGGTAAAGCCAGGAAAACTGATTATTTATTCTCCTGGTATGGTTTGTGAGAAAAAGGGTTCACCGACAGATCCACTTGAGTTTTATTTTATTCGGTTTAGCTATGCAGTTGCTTATGAAGAAAAAGAGACTTGGTATTTGGAGCAAGGACAAGAAACAGATTTCCCCTTAAAAGGAATCTATTCGATTAGCAACATCTCTGGAATCACTTTATTATTTGAGCAAATTACCAATCTATCAAAACGACGAGGTCCGTCTGTTGCCATTCAAAGGAAAATTCTCTTTCAAGAATTATGGTTAACCATTATTGAAGATTTTCGTTCTCAAAAAATAGCTGGTGATACGACGTTAGCGATTGAATTGACGATTGATTATATGGTAAATCACTATAATAATTCATTAACGCTAACAGATTTATCAACCATGGCAGGACTTAGTTCAAGTCACTATTCCCGCCTGTTCAAAAAGTATGTAGGATATAGCCCAATTGATTATTTAACACATCTTCGGATTGACCGCGCGAAAGAACTCCTTGCTTTGTCCGATTTCCGGATTAAAGAAATAAGTCAAAGTGTCGGTTACGAGGATGAATTATATTTTAGTCGGATTTTCAAAAAAATCGTTGGGATGTCTCCATCACAGTTTAATATGAATCATAAGACGGTGTCTGATAAGAAGATAAGATAA
- a CDS encoding YibE/F family protein: MYIYMLLVISFLSTVIFVNNNYSFYSRPIAEVVQIELKESTELIDIHGNEDHLFTQEIIAILKNGEAKDKHITIINEYSLSKAYDQEYQVGQEVFVSIDENNITGTIVDVKRDKYVLIVAWVFILLLIIVGRKQGLFSIISLAINAVLLSFALDVYLTHSEISLVWICGFSVVLFTVISLLLVNGFNEKTYAAIIATLLGTFSSLLIAYLVIWVTSENGLRYEEMQFLTRPYQMVFMAGLFIGSLGAVMDVAITMSSSIFGLYERNNNIAVKALKHSGMEIGKDIMGTMTNILFFVYISGSIPMILLYLKNGSPLGFTLSMSLSLELARALAGGIGIVLTIPIGLYTTLFFINRKRARS, from the coding sequence ATGTATATATATATGTTGCTAGTAATCTCTTTTTTATCCACCGTTATTTTTGTAAACAATAATTATTCCTTCTACTCACGCCCAATAGCTGAGGTTGTCCAAATTGAGCTTAAAGAATCGACTGAACTCATTGATATTCATGGCAATGAGGATCATCTTTTCACTCAAGAGATCATTGCGATCCTAAAAAATGGTGAAGCAAAAGATAAGCATATTACCATAATCAACGAGTATTCCTTATCCAAAGCTTATGATCAAGAATATCAAGTAGGGCAAGAAGTGTTTGTTTCAATTGATGAAAATAATATAACAGGTACGATTGTTGATGTTAAACGTGATAAATACGTTTTGATTGTCGCATGGGTTTTTATCTTGCTTTTAATCATCGTCGGAAGAAAACAAGGTTTATTTTCGATTATCAGCTTGGCTATTAATGCTGTGTTGTTATCTTTTGCACTGGATGTTTACCTAACTCATTCAGAAATAAGTCTTGTATGGATCTGTGGCTTTAGTGTTGTCTTATTTACTGTCATTTCTTTGTTACTAGTTAACGGCTTTAATGAAAAAACTTATGCAGCAATTATTGCTACCTTATTAGGAACGTTTAGCTCATTGCTCATTGCATATCTTGTTATTTGGGTAACCTCTGAAAATGGCCTTCGGTATGAGGAAATGCAGTTTTTAACTCGCCCTTATCAAATGGTATTTATGGCTGGACTATTTATCGGATCTCTTGGAGCAGTAATGGATGTTGCCATTACAATGTCTTCTTCTATTTTTGGGTTATATGAGAGAAATAACAATATTGCCGTCAAAGCTCTTAAACATTCAGGTATGGAAATCGGAAAAGATATTATGGGAACGATGACCAATATTTTATTTTTTGTTTACATAAGTGGCTCCATACCGATGATTCTTTTATATTTAAAAAATGGTTCTCCTCTAGGATTTACTCTCTCTATGAGCCTATCATTAGAATTAGCTCGTGCTCTAGCTGGTGGAATCGGAATCGTTTTAACCATTCCGATTGGTCTATACACGACTTTATTTTTCATAAATAGAAAGAGGGCTAGGTCATGA
- a CDS encoding YibE/F family protein, which translates to MNALVLLAGILFLLMTLIGGKKGARSFLALFFNFGVLIIIIFIMNDPNVNLIILTIIASTIISCINLFYINEINGKTKTAFISTIISTVILLFFIVIISEKAMIQGFGAEEIEELSIFSLFIGIDFVKIGVSVIIMSTIGAITDTAIAISSPMREIHYHHPSISRKELFTSGLSIGRDILGTSTNTLFFAFFGGYLALLIWFKDLSYSVGEIVNSKIFSAEMITLLCAGIGVTMVIPITAWVTALFLTKKSKNKESSDEVSNS; encoded by the coding sequence ATGAATGCATTAGTTTTGCTAGCAGGTATTTTGTTTCTATTGATGACCCTTATTGGTGGGAAAAAAGGAGCAAGATCGTTTTTAGCGTTATTCTTTAATTTTGGTGTGCTCATTATCATTATTTTTATCATGAATGACCCTAATGTAAATCTGATTATCTTGACGATCATTGCATCGACCATCATTAGTTGTATTAATTTATTTTATATTAACGAAATTAACGGTAAAACGAAAACAGCCTTCATTTCTACGATCATTTCAACTGTCATACTACTCTTTTTTATTGTTATTATTTCTGAAAAGGCAATGATTCAGGGTTTTGGTGCAGAAGAAATTGAGGAGCTTAGCATATTTTCACTTTTTATTGGAATTGACTTTGTGAAAATTGGAGTGTCTGTGATTATTATGAGCACCATAGGCGCCATTACTGATACTGCGATAGCTATTTCATCGCCGATGCGTGAAATCCATTATCATCATCCGTCTATTAGTAGAAAAGAGTTATTCACATCAGGATTAAGTATTGGCAGAGATATTTTAGGGACAAGTACGAACACTTTGTTTTTCGCATTTTTTGGCGGATATTTAGCTTTGCTTATCTGGTTTAAAGATTTATCTTACTCCGTTGGGGAAATTGTTAATTCAAAAATATTTAGTGCAGAAATGATTACTCTCCTTTGTGCTGGCATTGGTGTAACAATGGTTATTCCGATTACCGCTTGGGTTACAGCTTTATTTTTAACAAAAAAAAGCAAAAATAAAGAATCATCTGATGAGGTTAGTAATTCATAG
- a CDS encoding glycine-rich domain-containing protein, whose translation MIGFIIGMIVFIFVVMLVAVKSNSTRTRTVRRVRGRVKNENMPDLLGINNSGVPIVQALNSSLSPSYLGNVKNRVLMEHPNWLDHEYEWTFFELKRYFVMNSILKSVPMFSSQVDEIWHQMLMFTREYEKFTKDFYKETLHHTPTLESTPIPGERAFFDWIYLSLFEPTSNSRILWGGFLRNPIKREILNDFRILTESELLNKYFRQHDDWMDVKRGLIQKMKNEINGADAMNHSHNHNESHSSTQNTQLVNYALGAAVFYSLYQSDHYEDHMNEIVPEEYEDENGGGAGIYCSGYTCSTSDDHSGGDSGGDSGGASCSSFGGGCSS comes from the coding sequence ATGATTGGTTTTATTATAGGGATGATCGTGTTCATTTTTGTTGTCATGTTGGTCGCTGTGAAAAGCAATTCTACTAGGACGAGGACAGTACGGAGAGTAAGGGGGAGGGTGAAAAATGAGAATATGCCTGATCTATTAGGAATCAATAATAGTGGAGTTCCTATTGTTCAAGCGTTAAATTCATCCCTTTCACCTTCATATTTAGGTAATGTCAAAAATCGCGTATTAATGGAACACCCCAACTGGCTAGATCACGAATACGAATGGACTTTTTTTGAATTGAAACGATATTTTGTAATGAATAGTATTCTAAAATCTGTCCCGATGTTCAGCAGTCAAGTTGATGAAATATGGCATCAAATGCTCATGTTCACAAGGGAATATGAAAAATTCACGAAGGATTTCTACAAAGAAACCTTACACCATACTCCTACGCTTGAGAGCACACCGATCCCAGGGGAGAGAGCGTTTTTTGACTGGATTTACCTAAGTCTGTTTGAGCCAACGTCAAATAGTAGAATCCTGTGGGGTGGATTTTTACGGAATCCAATAAAGCGTGAAATCCTTAATGATTTCCGAATTCTAACAGAAAGCGAACTTCTAAATAAATATTTCCGGCAGCATGACGATTGGATGGACGTTAAACGAGGCTTGATACAAAAAATGAAAAACGAAATTAATGGTGCCGACGCTATGAATCATAGCCATAATCATAATGAGTCCCATTCTTCTACGCAGAATACCCAACTAGTAAACTATGCACTTGGTGCTGCAGTCTTTTATTCTCTTTATCAATCAGACCATTATGAAGATCATATGAATGAAATTGTCCCGGAAGAATATGAGGACGAAAATGGTGGAGGAGCAGGAATTTATTGCTCTGGTTATACTTGCAGTACTTCTGATGACCATTCAGGAGGAGATTCGGGCGGAGATTCCGGGGGAGCAAGCTGCTCTAGTTTTGGTGGAGGCTGCAGCAGTTAG